A genome region from Clupea harengus chromosome 7, Ch_v2.0.2, whole genome shotgun sequence includes the following:
- the LOC105911133 gene encoding GRAM domain-containing protein 2B — protein sequence MEKYFTYDDCVLCNHRSKSAGARPPYRPTTFKADSGSSFVPLRSDIENGGEEKGNTTNPHSGTASTDPQSEVLRRRRKPALVRSKTFDPSLLSQVQSDTEAKLERKKSHSNQYHKLFKELSKDELLRQSYTCALQKDILYQGRLFVSDNWICFHSKVFGRDTKIMIPVLSVAVIKKTKTAILVPNALVIATSNERHVFVSFMARDTTYKFLMSVCYHLEEKSTGNSPITSSAECSFRGDHAATLPLDFCADFSDLDGKVRKRRQEMEDSSSSDSQSPDCEKIAEYSKLPQTFLNGTKPGEMPVEPEPLPQLSSETGDTPPYNGVPETGEIAYEIKPLRPVSLSSLLMVYLFLVCVLVLSSCYMAFRIVSLEQRLTSLGSMNEPLGNGYDYHEDNAEVYSVLSMNLLKLEKLQRNLRRLLEETQ from the exons ATGGAGAAATACTTTACTTATGATGACTGTGTCCTATGCAATCACAGGAGTAAGTCCGCTGGAGCCAGGCCACCATATAGGCCTACCACCTTCAAGGCAGATTCAGGAAGTAGTTTTGTGCCACTGCG CTCGGACATTGAAAATGGAGGTGAGGAAAAAGGGAATACTACCAATCCGCACAGTGGAACAGCATCCACAGACCCTCAGTCTGAGGTATTGAGGAGAAGACGAAAACCAGCACTTGTCAG GTCAAAAACATTTGATCCTTCACTTCTGTCACAAGTTCAAAGCGACACAGAGGCAAAACTTGAGAGGAAGAAATCTCATTCCAATCAG TACCACAAACTGTTCAAAGAGCTCAGCAAGGATGAGCTGCTGAGGCAAA GTTACACTTGTGCATTACAGAAAGACATCCTCTACCAAGGTAGACTGTTTGTCTCCGATAACTGGATCTGCTTTCACTCTAAAGTGTTTGGCAGAGACACTAAG ATTATGATTCCAGTGCTTTCCGTGGCTGTCATTAAGAAAACCAAAACTGCCATATTAGTGCCAAATGCACTTGTGATAGCTACATCAAATGAACGT CATGTGTTTGTCTCCTTCATGGCTCGAGACACCACATACAAATTCCTCATGTCTGTATGCTACCATTTGGAG GAGAAGAGTACAGGAAACAGCCCTATCACCTCTTCAGCGGAGTGCAGCTTCAGAGGGGACCATGCTGCTACCCTGCCTCTG GATTTCTGTGCCGACTTCTCTGACCTGGACGGgaaggtgaggaagaggaggcaggagaTGGAGGACAGCAGCAGCTCTGACTCCCAGTCCCCAGACTGTGAGAAGATTGCAG AGTACTCAAAGCTTCCCCAGACATTCCTGAATGGGACTAAACCAGGAGAGATGCCGGTTGAACCTGAACCTCTCCCCCAACTCTCGTCTGAGACAGGGGACACCCCCCCATACAATG GTGTGCCTGAGACAGGAGAGATTGCATACGAGATCAAACCCCTGAGGCCTGTGTCTCTCAGCTCCCTTCTCATGGTCTATCTGTTTCT agtgtgtgttttagtcttGTCCTCGTGCTACATGGCCTTCAGGATCGTTTCTCTGGAGCAAAGGCTAACCTCCCTTGGCTCTATGAACGAGCCTCTTGGCAATGG ttacGACTACCATGAGGATAATGCTGAGGTTTACTCCGTGTTATCTATGAATCTTTTAAAACTGGAAAAG CTCCAGAGAAACCTGCGTCGACTGCTTGAGGAGACCCAGTGA